In Trichomycterus rosablanca isolate fTriRos1 chromosome 25, fTriRos1.hap1, whole genome shotgun sequence, the sequence acatacaaaatgctctgagagcagaatgtagagagaacatgtaagatgtaagatgctctgagagcagaaattaaacatcagcattttattttgctGGTTTCTCATCCAGGTAAACACTAGTTGAACGGGCTTGCTGTTGTATTCATAAGATTATAGCTCCTCCCCTCTGGGTAAGAATCCCGCCCACTCTGTGTTCTGATTGGTCAAATAACCAATCGATTACAAAGCTGCCCTCTGAAGGATTTTTAATAACTAAAACTCCAACCTGcgcttctgtcccaacttttttgagcgtcccaacttttttttcttgAGCTGAGCTGCAGCATCATCTGCTGGTGTGCTGGAGCAACACATTCAGTTTCCTGAAATtgatttacaaatgtatttgtgtatCCGCAATGATTAATTGAATGATCGGATGCACTAGTCTCTCTCTAgcttttaattgtattaaatcctttacaacacacacacacacgcctaagtacacacacaaatataaatacaccacgcacatacacacacctacatacacaaaaacaaaaatacaccacacacacacacacacacacacacacacacaaatattaatacaacacacatacacacacctacatacacacagaaataaaataaaaaaacaccacatacatacacaaaacatacacacacataaaaaacagtaaaacctgaatataTGGTCAGCATGGGTCAcagatgtttttaaaaaaaatattatttataaatatttgttttatattacatGATTAAATACACTGTGCATGCAGTATAAAACATACAATTCATCATGCACTGCATTAAGCCTGCAAGCTACAACATGAGAGTCTCATGAGAAAGCAACACTTATCCAATCACAGAGATCACAGGGACAGAGGGACTTATCTCAGAGAGGGAGAGGGGGGAGAAAGTAAGGAGATAGGGATAATGAAAAGAGGTAGAAAGGGTATGAGGGAGGGTACAAGGGAGGAGCTGCAGGAGGAAAACAGTGAGGTGACAGAGGGAACAAGGAAGGACTCAGAACAAGGGAGGAGTTTGCAGAAGACATCCCAGGTTTGGactgaaagagagagagtgaagCTGTTGCTAGGGAACAGTGAAGAGAGCTCATCCATCCTTGGGCATCTGTATTATAACACAAACGGGGGCATACACTGAATGCCCATCCTTTAGACTGGTAAAATAATATCCTGGTTGCAAGAGGGCATTTTAATGCTCTGAGAATGAAGAGCTGAGTTGTTGACTCAGGCCTGAAATTACATAATCATCCCCTTTTTTACTTGATGGTCATTGCTGGAAAGGGATTATAACTGTAGCCTGGCAGGAATGACAAAAACAACCAAGTGAGTACATCCACCTGCTGTGGACGTGAAGCGGATCCACCAGCTGGATACAATGGCTGGCAGCGAGACACAAAGAACGTCTGGATGCTCCTTTTCTGCAAGGACAGGAGTGAGTACATTCTGAGCATCAGGTAACATCAGGATTGCGAGGTATCTAGGCAGCACCCTACCAAAAAGCTAATGAAGTCAGACTGAGTTTGTCTGCATCAGATCAGTAGGAAGAAGGAACTGCCTGTGAGTGCCAGCTGCCCGCTCTGCCAAGAACGTGCCAGCTGTCTTTCCCTAACCAAAGGCAGTCAGAGAACGAGAGACTTCCTCACCCTACACAAGTGGGGCATTATGGATTCAAACGTGCAGCGCCTGGCGAAACACCGAGTCCAGGCCTGAGTGAGGGTACAGAGAGAGAACTGCAAGAACACACCGCATCCATCTTTCAGATGTGAGTATTCTTGTGTTGCAATTCATGTGAATGTTTATGGGCGAAGTCAATAGTTTAGTGTTGAGATTTTAGAGATTTCTGCTGGTAAGACTAAGTAAGTGGAACATGCATATCAGTCCAATAATAGATTTTAGTTTGGTTAAAAGAAAGATAAATAATGTTGTTGTATTTTGGAGGCATGATTGTGACTGACTGTAGATGCTTGCAATAattgtggaacagtggtcttacACCAGGGTCAGAAAGAAAACCCTAATGTTGAAAAAAGTTTGTCCAGATGTTCAGATataatttaatacaatttttaaGAATTAAAATAGATGATTTTGTTGACAGTCAATCCAGCTTTACTATACCATGTTCTTAGAGGCTGCTGCCCAAGAAGAAAACgtattcaaaataaaatcagCACATTAAAGCTTGATGGAAATGTcctgatgcatgctcaataattcaGGTAAACAAATTCACAAAGtttaatcagttcatctggacataagtttggtgtggagatacgttttgtcactcatccaagtctttagactgaagaagtcacttggatgagtgacgaaacgtatctccacaccaaacttatgtccaaatgaactgattcaactttgtggacttGTGGAATTAGAAATTGCACAGCAGCTTTAGTCATATAAAGTATAACATTGTTTACTACAGTGGGGCCCAAAAGTCTGAGGCCTCCCCTAACAAAGCATCCatttatgtgaaatgtttgaAAAATCTTGGTGTTTGTTGTGTTCCCTCTTGCTGTCATATCAGCATGCACTCGAGCTGGCATGAACTCCACACGTTTGTATAAAATCAGCTGATCCATGTTATCCCAGCCATTGTTTGCTTGGGTTTCTCTGTTCTTAAGTGCCGTCATAGATGTACAGTGTGGTTTagaccagcggtccccaaccttttttgcacctcGGACTGGAAGTAAAAGTCAGTTTCTTTATGGCTGAACTGGTCCATTATCGTTTGAAGCATTGATCCTGAGTACAGCTGCTGAACAGACTGATGATGTCCATCACTCCACACTTACTAATCATTTCCTGTCAGTTAGCCGTGACACAAGCTATGTCTTACTCATTAATATGTAATAGTAAGCTTTTACTAAATGCTGGTTAATAATGTCATCTCTAAATtaaagtttttgtttgtttctgtatGGCTTAGCATTTTCCTGAGCCTCGGGAGAGCAGGATGGGTACGACAGAAGCCACACTGCGAATGGAAAACTTAGAGGTAAAGGATGAATGGCAGGATGAAGACTTTCCACGGTAAGCACACCTTGTGTTTTTCCTCACTGGTAACATTTAGAGATTAATTATAACCTGAAATACTAAAGAAAGACTTATATTTGTTATAATAAAACCACTTATATTTATTAAACTCTAAAATGACTATATGCTTTTTGCTTGTTTGCCCATTCTGCGACTAAATGTTAACTTGTCTCTGCATTAAACAGCCCTGTGGTTTTAGTGGGCAAGACAGTACTAATTACAGACTAATTGACCCTGTGGAGTGACAAAAGCTGTAATTAGGATTTTCAATGAGCTTTTCACTATCTGCTCTGCTATTGTACTTACTGACACCAATGAAACCACCAGCACTCCTCCACGACCCAGCTGATACACTAACTACTGATTTTCCACAGAAACATGTCTTTTGTTCTTAGGTTTGCATAACATCTGTGGTGCAGAACTTGACTCTTGATATTTTCTCTGTGACATGTTCTTTaccatttcttttttcattaTGTCTGTCTAGTCCTTTGCCTGAAGATGGTGACTTGGACGGTCTTACTGACAATCGCACTTGTAAGTGTTTGCtgttgatttgttcattttaagaCCATGCTTGATTGTTGATGAATATAACATGTAACGGATCACATTACAGTAACTGGTGCAGCATGATATTGTTATAGCagcattttaaatatttcacatatttattagttttatgtCTTACTGCAATATGTGTGTACATTTGAAggatattatacagtatttgcATCAGCtagactatatggccaaaaatatgtagacgcctgactaTAAGCTGGTTAGACATTCTATTTTTTTGTCCATGTGATAAGCAATAAATCAAGCTTTGATCAAGTGCTGATTTTAAAATAGGGGCTTCCTACTAGCATGGCAGCTTCTAAGCCCATGGCAATGTTAAGCTTGATAGACATTGTTATTGATGGTAGCATTCagtccagtttacagtgtatcacaaaagtgagtacacccctcacatttctgcagatatttaagtatatcttttcatgggacaacactgacaaaatgacactttgacacaatgaaaagtagtctgtgtgcagcttatataacagtgtaaatttattcttccctcaaaataactcaatatacagccattaatgtctaaaccaccggcaacaaaagtgagtacacccctaagagactacacccctaaatgtccaaattgagcactgcttgtcattttccctccaaaatgtcatgtgatttgttagtgttactaggtctcaggtgtgcatagggagcaggtgtgttcaatttagtagtacagctctcacactctctcatactggtcactgaaagttccaacatggcacctcatggcaaagaactctctgaggatcttaaaagacgaattgttgcgctacatgaagatggccaaggctacaagaagattgccaacaccctgaaactgagctgcagcacagtggccaagatcatccagtgttttaaaagagcagggtccactcagaacagacctcgcgttggtcgttcaaagaagctgagtgcacgtgctcagcgtcacatccaactgctgactttgaaagataggcacaggagtgctgtcagcattgctgcagagattgaaaaggtggggggtcagcctgtcagtgctcagaccatacgccgcacactacatcaaattggtctgcatggctgtcaccccagaaggaagcctcttctaaagtctctacacaagaaagcccgcaaacagtttgctgaagacatgtcaacaaaggacatggattactggaaccatgtcctatggtctgatgagaccaagattaatttgtttggttcagatggtctcaagcatgtgtggcggcaatcaggtgaggagtacaaagataagtgtgtcatgcctacagtcaagcatggtggtgggaatgccatggtctggggctgcatgagtgcagcaggtgttggggagttacatttcattgagggacacatgaactccaatatgtactgtgaaatactgaagcagagcatgatcccctccctccggaaactgggtcgcagggcagtgttccagcatgataatgaccccaaacacacctctaagacgaccactgctttattgaagaggctgagggtaaaggtgatggactggccaagcatgtctccagacctaaacccaacagaacatctttggggcatcctcaagcggaaggtggaggagcgcaaagtctcgaatatccgccagctccgtgatgtcgtcatggaggagtggaaaagcattccagtggcaacctgtgaagctctggtaaactccatgcccaggagagttaaggcagttctgggaaataatggtggccacacaaaatattgacacttcaggaactttcactaaggggtgtactcacttttgttgccggtggtttagacattaatggctgtatattgagttattttgagggaagaatacatttacactgttatataagctgcacacagactacttttcattgtgtcaaagtgtcattttgtcagtgttgtcccatgaaaagatatacttaaatatctgcagaaatgtgaggggtgtactcacttttgtgatacactgtatatggataTTACCAGTTTTCGACATTCATAATCACTAACAAAGAACTTTAAATCCTGAAAGCACAAATGTAGTAATTATGTATGTTTTTTCTGCCTCAGCTCCTTCTGGCTCTTTCCATCGAGGTCACGAAGGATCAGAATCTCAGCAGAAGAGGAGGACTCTCATTGCCCCGGACATAAACCTCTCCCTGGACCGGAGTGAAGGGTCCCTCCTTTCTGATGACATCCTTGACACTCCGGATGATCTGGATATTAATGTGGAAGACATGGACACACCGGATGAAACCGATTCCCTGGAATTTATCACCAGTGGAAACGAGCTGGAATGGGAAGGTGTGTACGAGGTCAGAAGTCAAAGACTGTCTATAAATTGCTTGAATGACTAAGTGATTGATGATTGTTGGGTTTAATATACACAGATAGTGGGTTGCCTTTAATTGCTTACATAGTTGTTTATAATTTTACAAAAAGTATTTTGTTTTGTGATTTAACATGCACAGTTGTAAAGACTCTATATGTGACTTCTCTTCCACAGATGACACATTGGTAGCCTGTGCCAAAGGTGCTCCAGCTGATGGCTCAGGGCATGTAGGTGAGGAGGGTGATGGTACTGCCCGTCTATGGAGGACCGTGATTGTCGGAGACAAGGAGCACAGGATAGACATGCAAGCTATCCGACCATACCTGCGTGTGGTCACTCATGGAGGTCAGTGCAGCGTTTATCTATAAggtctaataataaaacagtttaCCCACATAATATCCATCTAAAGCAATGATTTCCTTTTTAGAACACGATCATATGTATCCTGCGATAACCTTTTCTTACCAATAGATGGCGCCACTAATGCGCATGTctgaacatttttatttgttcattttcttaaaCCTTCATGATTTGACATAAAAAGGGACCAACTAatggctcagtctttgcaagcgaTACTGGGTCGTGGTTCACTACTTTCTCCCAAACTTCATTGTCAATTAGTTCATAAAGTACCCAAATTTTGGTGGCaggaaacacatttagaaataTTCAAATATGTCTTGCAGGTTATTATGGAGAAGGTCTGAATGCCATCATCGTGTTTGCAGCTTGTTATCTCCCAGAGACCAACTGCACTGACTACCATTACATCATGGAAAATCTCTTCCTGTAAGCCCAGCCAATACCCATCTACACCTGAGTTCAAAAATGTACATACCCTTGTACCATAGGCATATCAgggatttcaatgatttctgAATATTTACTATCTGCATTGTGTGCAGATATATAATCAGCAGTCTGGAAGCACTAGTAGCTGATGACTACATGATCATTTACCTGAATGGTGCAACTCCACGCAGGAGAATGCCCAGCATTAGCTGGCTCAGGAGATGTTACCAGATGATTGATAAAAGGTAGGCATATAAGTCCCTCATTGCCCATACCCAAACCAAAAAACCTGAACTAGTACATTGTAAATGAAAggcaaaatgctttttttcttcTACTTATTTCACACTGCTAGACTTTGATGAGGGTTGTGGTAGGTTGGTACCACACTGAAACACTGGGTGTAGGGCAGGATTACATCTTGGTTAGGCTGACAATCCATTGCAAGGCATCACAGGCTTACTTATTCAAgtacctggaagaaacccacatgtACATGGAAATAAGATTCACCTCCTCACTTCATCATAGCTTCAAAATGCATACCATTGGGTGTAGactgagtaaataagtaaaagtgTAATGTCTTGAGTTGGGTGTCCAGGGTGTATACATACTGTGTAGTGTTTTAGATGTCACCAGACCAACTGTGATCACGATTAGAATGAAGCAGGTATGATAGACACACTGTAGAATTATCCTGAATGGTGGGCCAGCAGGTGGAGTCAGTGCCTCAATGCTTAAGTTTTATTGTGTCATTGTGGGTTTTCCTCCACATCCAATACATGCCAATAGGTGGACTGGCTTCTCTAACCTGCCCCTAAGTGTGAGTAAATGGGTGAATGTGTGATGCTCACCAATGGCCCAGCAATGGCTTGGAGCCCTGTGTTCATGGTGTATTTCGAAGTGGCCCCTGGATACAATGTGATGCTATTAAAGATGAAGTACTTACCAAACTAAATGAGTAAAGGAATGTTGTTGAATTGTATTTATTCCAAGGTTACGAAAGAACCTGAAATGTCTGATCATTGCACATCCATCCTGGTTTATTCGGACTGTCCTGGCCATTTCACGTCCTTTCATCAGGTGAGAGCATGTCTATTATAGAATCTCAGTCATGTGCTTTTAGTGGTTGTTGATGAGCAAAAATGATTTAATGGCTTTGTTCTGTCATCAGTGTGAAGTTTGTGGATAAGATTCAGTATGTACAGACTCTGGAGGAGTTGGCTCAGATTGTTCC encodes:
- the atcayb gene encoding caytaxin, encoding MGTTEATLRMENLEVKDEWQDEDFPRPLPEDGDLDGLTDNRTSPSGSFHRGHEGSESQQKRRTLIAPDINLSLDRSEGSLLSDDILDTPDDLDINVEDMDTPDETDSLEFITSGNELEWEDDTLVACAKGAPADGSGHVGEEGDGTARLWRTVIVGDKEHRIDMQAIRPYLRVVTHGGYYGEGLNAIIVFAACYLPETNCTDYHYIMENLFLYIISSLEALVADDYMIIYLNGATPRRRMPSISWLRRCYQMIDKRLRKNLKCLIIAHPSWFIRTVLAISRPFISVKFVDKIQYVQTLEELAQIVPMEHVQIPECVMQYDEERLKAQTERLEHNQRQNEKSVSERATSVAAEDPQ